A single genomic interval of Rhinopithecus roxellana isolate Shanxi Qingling chromosome 11, ASM756505v1, whole genome shotgun sequence harbors:
- the ACADSB gene encoding short/branched chain specific acyl-CoA dehydrogenase, mitochondrial — protein MESLAVRLLRGSRLLRRNFPTCLSSWKIPPHVSKSSQSEALLDITNNGLHLAPLQTLTDEEMMIKSSVKKFAQEQIAPLVSTMDENSKMEKSVIQGLFQQGLMGIAVDPKYGGTGASFLSTVIVIEELAKVDASVAVFCEVQNTLINTLIGKHGTEEQKATYLPQLTTEMAGSFCLSEAGAGSDSFALKTRADKEGDYYVLNGSKMWISSAEYAGLFLVMANVDPTIGYKGITAFLVDRDTPGLHIGKPENKLGLRASSTCPVTFENVKVPEANILGQVGHGYKYAIGSLNEGRIGIAAQMLGLAQGCFDYTIPYIKERMQFGKRLFDFQGLQHQVAHAATQLEAARLLTYNAARLLEAGKPFIKEASMAKYYASEIAGQTTSKCIEWMGGVGYTKDYPVEKYFRDAKIGTIYEGASNIQLNTIAKLIDAEY, from the exons CTAAGAAGAAATTTCCCAACTTGTTTGTCTTCTTGGAAGATTCCTCCTCATGTCTCAAAATCTTCCCAGTCAGAAGCTCTACTCGATATAACAAATAATGGATTACACTTGGCTCCCCTGCAAACACTCACAGATGAGGAGATGATGATAAAGAGTTCAG TTAAAAAATTTGCTCAGGAACAAATTGCACCTTTGGTTTCAACCATGGATGAAAATTCGAAAATGGAGAAATCAGTAATACAAGGATTATTTCAACAAggg TTGATGGGTATTGCAGTTGACCCAAAATATGGAGGTACAGGAGCTTCATTTTTATCCACTGTGATCGTGATAGAGGAATTAGCCAAAGTTGATGCATCTGTGGCTGTCTTTTGTGAGGTCCAGAACACACTCATTAACACACTGATTGGAAAACATGGAACGGAAGAACAAAAGGCCACCTATTTGCCTCAGCTCACGACAGAAATG GCAGGAAGTTTCTGCCTCTCAGAGGCTGGAGCAGGTAGTGACTCATTTGCTTTGAAGACCAGAGCTGATAAAGAGGGAGATTATTATGTCCTCAATGGATCAAAGATGTGGATCAGCAGTGCTGAGTACGCGGGACTCTTTCTGGTGATGGCGAATGTAGACCCTACCATT GGATATAAGGGAATTACCGCCTTCTTAGTAGATCGTGATACTCCGGGCCTTCATATCGGGAAACCTGAAAACAAATTGGGGCTCAGAGCTTCTTCCACCTGCCCAGTAACATTCGAAAATGTCAAG GTTCCAGAAGCCAATATCTTGGGACAAGTTGGGCATGGCTATAAGTATGCCATAGGGAGTCTTAATGAAGGTAGAATAGGAATCGCTGCGCAG ATGCTGGGACTGGCACAAGGATGTTTTGACTATACAATTCCATATATTAAAGAAAGGATGCAATTTGGCAAACGACTGTTTGATTTTCAG GGCCTCCAACACCAAGTGGCTCATGCGGCCACCCAGCTGGAAGCTGCAAGATTACTAACATACAACGCTGCTAGGCTTTTAGAAGCTGGAAAGCCATTCATAAAAGAAGCATCAATGGCCAAATACTATGCAtcagag ATTGCAGGACAAACAACCAGTAAATGTATCGAGTGGATGGGGGGAGTAGGCTACACCAAAGATTACCCTGTGGAGAAATACTTCCGAGATGCAAAGATTG GTACGATATACGAAGGAGCTTCCAACATCCAGTTGAACACCATTGCAAAGCTTATCGATGCAGAATACTGA